A window from Dioscorea cayenensis subsp. rotundata cultivar TDr96_F1 chromosome 10, TDr96_F1_v2_PseudoChromosome.rev07_lg8_w22 25.fasta, whole genome shotgun sequence encodes these proteins:
- the LOC120270715 gene encoding UPF0481 protein At3g47200-like, translated as MASDGGGDGGGKAGSSSWVVEIQNKIQQVDLKAEENLWSKQSIYRVPSCIKELNPKAYKPQVVSFGPHHHGEPQVVPMEEHKQRALMHFLNRTTDKSIHYFLGELEKVEDELRASYKALDQRWDNKDVFLQMMLVDGCFMLEILHMATAGRADKIGDHYCKSDPIFSIHGMLYTLPYIKRDMLMLENQLPLLVLETLDVAPLSSGTSRAKEITKLVLKFFDSSSDHQVQVMTAVGLHPLNLYRQSLLGGEAARSPPTKGQEDSSGMVRSAMELNEAGVRFKKSKTTSLHDISFHNGVLSLPVIVVDDSTEFMFLNLMAFERLHTNAGNEVTAYVFFMDNIIDSAKDVSLLHSKGIIQNALGSDKAVAKLFNTLSKDVVLDPESSLDDVHRSVHNYCSKSWNMWRANLIHTYFRSPWAFLSLAAAIFLIILTVGQTFYSIYQYYKPNTGESSASSSSPPTLFAPPPALSPQ; from the exons ATGGCcagtgatggtggtggtgatggtggtggaaaGGCTGGGAGCTCTAGTTGGGTGGTGGAGATCCAAAATAAGATCCAGCAGGTAGACCTGAAAGCGGAGGAGAATCTGTGGAGCAAGCAGTCCATTTATCGGGTGCCCTCTTGCATCAAGGAGCTGAACCCCAAGGCGTATAAGCCTCAGGTGGTCTCCTTCGGGCCTCACCACCACGGTGAGCCCCAGGTGGTGCCCATGGAGGAGCACAAGCAGAGAGCACTCATGCATTTCCTCAACAGGACTACTGACAAGTCCATTCATTACTTTTTGGGAGAACTGGAGAAAGTGGAGGACGAGCTGCGAGCCTCCTACAAAGCCCTCGACCAGCGATGGGATAATAAAGATGTTTTCCTGCAGATGATGCTGGTGGACGGATGCTTCATGTTGGAGATCTTGCACATGGCCACAGCCGGCAGGGCCGACAAGATCGGTGACCATTATTGCAAGAGTGACCCCATATTCAGCATCCACGGGATGCTCTACACTTTGCCTTACATCAAGAGGGATATGTTGATGCTGGAGAACCAGCTCCCTCTGCTGGTTTTGGAGACGCTCGATGTTGCCCCCCTCTCCTCCGGT ACTAGCCGTGCCAAAGAAATAACCAAGTTGGTGCTCAAGTTCTTCGATTCGAGCTCTGATCATCAGGTCCAAGTCATGACTGCAGTGGGGCTCCATCCTCTGAATTTGTATCGACAAAGCTTGCTGGGTGGAGAAGCAGCCCGATCACCCCCGACCAAGGGGCAGGAGGACTCAAGCGGGATGGTCCGCTCGGCGATGGAGCTCAACGAGGCGGGCGTCCGTTTCAAGAAGAGCAAGACCACCAGCCTCCATGACATCAGCTTCCACAACGGCGTGCTTTCACTCCCAGTCATCGTCGTGGACGACTCCACCGAATTCATGTTCCTCAACCTCATGGCATTCGAGCGGCTCCACACCAACGCTGGGAACGAGGTGACGGCCTACGTCTTCTTCATGGACAACATCATTGACTCGGCCAAGGACGTGAGCCTGCTGCACTCCAAAGGCATCATCCAGAACGCGCTGGGAAGTGACAAGGCCGTGGCCAAGCTCTTCAACACTTTGTCCAAGGACGTGGTGCTTGATCCAGAGAGCAGTCTCGATGACGTGCACCGCAGTGTCCACAATTACTGCAGCAAGAGCTGGAACATGTGGCGTGCTAATCTCATCCACACCTACTTCAGGAGCCCCTGGGCTTTCCTCTCCCTCGCTGCTGCCATCTTCCTCATTATCCTCACCGTCGGCCAGACTTTCTACAGTATCTACCAATACTATAAGCCCAATACTGGAGAGTCTTCggcttcctcttcttctccacccACCCTATTTGCACCACCTCCGGCTCTATCTCCCCAGTGA
- the LOC120270399 gene encoding zinc finger MYM-type protein 1-like: MEVEYRTRLTAVLDVTRFLLKQGLAFRGHDESSSSLNKGNFLELLEWYSLRNDKVFRAVNQNAPGNNQMTSPKVQKELVNACVAEITCAIVDDIGDKYFSIMIDEARDVSVKEQMGVVLRYVDKNGYVIERFLAMVHVSDTSAISLKNAIDCLFAKYGLSLSRLRGQGYDGASNMRGEFNGLKALVLKENPYARYIHCFAHQLQLVIVVVAKDNRIVSDFFQYVIMIVNAAGSSCKRKDQLRQHHHDRLVEQLEKVEIVSGRGKYQESSLARPVLDVLQNVHADGASNDNRGIAASLIEKMENYQFVFVMYLMRHLLGITNELSLALQQKDQNIVQAMRLIEVVKARLQDLRETGWEAFLEEVSSFCEQNSIPVPNMGDNVRVRGRSRREGQVITHFHHYHVEIFCEVIDLISQEMQNRFPETSTELLLLLSCLDPRDSFSKFNIYKLLRLAELYPEDFTIND; encoded by the exons ATGGAGGTTGAATACCGCACTCGTTTAACAGCTGTTTTAGATGTGACACGTTTTCTCTTGAAGCAAGGATTGGCTTTTCGTGGACATGATGAGTCCTCGAGCTCATTAAACAAAGGCAATTTCCTTGAGTTACTAGAGTGGTATAGCCTGCGGAATGATAAAGTTTTTAGGGCAGTTAATCAAAATGCTCCTGGTAACAATCAAATGACTTCACCAAAGGTTCAGAAGGAGTTAGTAAATGCTTGTGTAGCAGAAATTACATGTGctattgttgatgatattggaGATAAGTATTTTTCTATTATGATTGATGAAGCCCGGGATGTGTCAGTGAAGGAGCAAATGGGAGTTGTTCTGCGATATGTGGATAAGAATGGGTATGTGATAGAGCGGTTCCTTGCTATGGTTCATGTGTCAGATACATCAGCTATTTCATTGAAGAATGCCATTGATTGTCTATTTGCCAAATATGGGTTATCTCTTTCAAGACTGAGAGGACAAGGATATGATGGGGCTTCAAATATGCGAGGAgaattcaatggtttgaaggCACTTGtcctaaaagaaaatccatatgcAAGGTATATCCATTGTTTTGCTCATCAGCTCCAATTAGTGATTGTCGTTGTTGCTAAAGACAATCGAATTGTGAGTGATTTTTTCCAATATGTTATTATGATTGTTAACGCGGCAGGATCATCGTGCAAAAGAAAAGACCAACTTCGGCAACATCACCATGATAGGTTGGTTGAGCAATTAGAAAAGGTAGAGATAGTCAGTGGTAGAGGAAAATATCAAGAATCTAGCTTAGCAAGACCAG TGTTAGATGTCCTCCAAAATGTGCATGCTGATGGTGCTTCAAATGATAATAGAGGCATAGCGgcaagtttgattgaaaaaatggagaattatcaatttgtgtttgtgatgtATTTGATGAGGCATTTATTGGGAATAACAAATGAGTTATCACTTGCTTTacaacaaaaagatcaaaatattgttcaaGCAATGCGTTTGATTGAAGTTGTAAAGGCTCGTCTTCAAGACTTGAGGGAGACAGGATGGGAGGCATTTTTGGAGGAAGTCAGCTCTTTTTGTGAACAAAACTCAATCCCAGTGCCTAATATGGGGGATAATGTGCGAGTCCGCGGTCGTTCTAGACGGGAAGGGCAAGTCATTACTCATTTTCACCATTACCACGTTGAAATTTTCTGTGAG GTCATTGATTTGATTTCACAAGAAATGCAAAACCGCTTCCCAGAAACTAGCACAGAattacttcttcttctatcATGCCTTGATCCAAGGGACTCATTTTCCAAATTCAACATCTACAAGCTACTTCGTCTTGCAGAACTTTATCCAGAAGATTTCACAATTAATGACTAA